One genomic region from Capra hircus breed San Clemente chromosome 18, ASM170441v1, whole genome shotgun sequence encodes:
- the SLC1A5 gene encoding LOW QUALITY PROTEIN: neutral amino acid transporter B(0) (The sequence of the model RefSeq protein was modified relative to this genomic sequence to represent the inferred CDS: inserted 1 base in 1 codon) has translation MVADPPKGDPKGCAAAEPTANGVSTLVPIEDVGSVRGGRCCSRDQVRRCLRANLLVLLTVVAVVAGVALGLGVSGAGGALALGPARLEAFSFPGELLLRLLKMIILPLVVCSLIGGAASLDPSALGRLGAWALLFFLVTTLLASALGVGLALALQPGAAFAAINTSVGAMSPAEEAPTKEVLDSFLDLVRNIFPSNLVSAAFRSYTTSYKEILFNGSPVKVPTGGEVEGMNILGLVVFAIIFGVALRKLGPEGELLIRFFNSFNDATMVLVSWIMWYAPVGILFLVXGKIVEMEDVGLLFASLGKYILCCLLGHAIHGLLILPLIYFLFARKNPYRFLWGIMTPLATAFGTSSSSATLPLMMKCVEEKNGVARHISRFILPIGATVNMDGAALFQCVAAVFIAQLNHRSLDFVKIITILVTATASSVGAAGIPSGAVLTLAIILEAVNLPVHDISLILAVDWLVDRSCTILNVEGDAFGAGLLQSYLDRTEKSNSVPELIQVKSEMPLAALPVPSEEGNPLLKGCPGPAGDADTCEKESVM, from the exons ATGGTGGCCGATCCGCCTAAGGGAGACCCCAAAGGGTGCGCGGCGGCGGAACCCACCGCCAACGGTGTCTCGACGTTGGTCCCCATAGAGGACGTAGGCTCGGTAAGAGGCGGCCGTTGCTGTTCCAGGGATCAGGTGCGTCGCTGTCTTCGCGCCAACCTGCTGGTGCTGCTGACGGTGGTGGCCGTGGTGGCCGGCGTGGCACTGGGCCTGGGGGTCTCGGGAGCCGGCGGCGCGCTCGCCCTGGGCCCCGCACGCCTAGAAGCCTTCTCCTTTCCGGGAGAGCTGCTGCTGCGCCTCTTAAAGATGATCATCTTACCGCTGGTGGTGTGCAGCCTGATCGGCGGCGCCGCCAGCCTGGATCCGAGCGCGCTCGGCCGCCTGGGCGCCTGGGCGCTGCTCTTTTTCCTTGTCACCACACTGCTAGCGTCGGCTCTCGGCGTGGGCTTGGCGCTCGCGCTGCAGCCGGGCGCCGCCTTCGCCGCCATCAACACCTCGGTCGGGGCCATGAGCCCGGCGGAAGAGGCCCCCACCAAGGAGGTGCTCGATTCGTTCCTGGATCTTGTGAG AAATATCTTCCCCTCCAACCTGGTGTCTGCAGCCTTCCGCTCA TACACTACCTCCTATAAGGAGATATTGTTCAACGGCAGCCCGGTGAAG GTGCCCACTGGGGGCGAGGTTGAGGGTATGAACATCCTGGGCCTGGTGGTGTTTGCCATCATCTTTGGCGTGGCCCTGCGGAAGTTGGGGCCCGAGGGAGAGCTGCTCATTCGCTTCTTCAACTCCTTCAATGATGCCACCATGGTGCTGGTGTCCTGGATCATGTG GTACGCCCCTGTGGGCATCTTGTTCCTGG GCGGCAAGATCGTGGAGATGGAGGACGTGGGGCTGCTCTTTGCCAGTCTCGGCAAATACATCCTGTGCTGCCTGCTGGGCCACGCCATCCACGGGCTCCTGATACTGCCCCTCATCTACTTCCTCTTCGCCCGCAAGAACCCCTACCGCTTCCTAtggggaatcatgacgccgctggcCACTGCCTTTGGGACCTCCTCCAG CTCCGCCACGCTGCCGCTGATGATGAAGTGTGTGGAGGAGAAGAATGGAGTGGCCAGACACATCAGCCGCTTCATTCTGCCCATCGGTGCCACGGTCAACATGGACGGTGCCGCGCTCTTCCAGTGTGTGGCTGCAGTGTTCATTGCACAGCTCAACCACCGGTCCTTGGACTTCGTGAAGATTATCACCatcct ggTCACGGCCACAGCATCCAGTGTGGGTGCGGCGGGCATCCCATCTGGAGCGGTGCTCACTCTGGCCATCATCCTCGAGGCGGTCAACCTGCCGGTTCACGACATCTCCTTGATCTTGGCCGTGGACTGGCTAGT GGACCGGTCCTGTACCATCCTCAACGTGGAAGGTGACGCCTTTGGGGCGGGACTCCTCCAGAGTTACCTGGATCGCACAGAGAAAAGCAACTCCGTGCCGGAGCTAATTCAGGTGAAGAGTGAAATGCCCCTGGCCGCGCTGCCGGTCCCCAGTGAGGAGGGGAACCCTCTCCTCAAAGGCTGCCCGGGACCTGCTGGGGATGCTGACACCTGTGAGAAGGAATCAGTCATGTGA